The following proteins come from a genomic window of Carassius carassius chromosome 10, fCarCar2.1, whole genome shotgun sequence:
- the LOC132151282 gene encoding uncharacterized protein LOC132151282, which translates to MQTKRCYFHPDCRSTLFSLPRDGEVRDQWLKFIFNSVPQNYYPNLALCAAHFTEESFHNLREFNAGFAQRLVLKDGAVPTLKTEAVYGPQPTTSQQGSSSQELPTTSTLHEVGCQSDPVETETVATEIKPKMRSVGTQLSMGHSAKFGSYTIMHMETNKILDLQLVQSNEVGGSYHMEKEGLKRCLDKLKSNGLAVDYIVTDRHPQIQKYLRDRNITQFYDVWHFEKGLSKKLDKLLKMKDCEVLKKWLHSIKNHVYWSVISSESGPEKVAKWNSLQNHIQNVHVHENHLFPKCEHPDKVSRDPKKWIQPGSIALHKVEKLLYNKRVLKDIEKLSHNFQTSSLEAFHSLILRFAPKNVIFPFIGMLCSNAL; encoded by the exons ATGCagacgaaacgctgttattttcatccggATTGCAGGTCCACTTTGTTCAGCCTTCCTAGGGACGGGGAAGTTAGGGATCaatggttaaaatttatttttaactcggtCCCTCAAAATTATTACCCAAATCTCGCTCTCTGTGCTGCTCATTTTACGGAGGAAAGCTTCCACAATCTTCGCGAGTTCAATGCAGGATTCGCCCAACGGCttgtcctgaaagatggagcagttccaactttaaaaacagaagctgtttacgggccacaacct ACAACATCTCAGCAGGGTTCGAGTTCCCAAGAGCTCCCCACTACATCTACACTTCATGAAGTTGGATGTCAGTCAGACCCTGTAGAGACCGAAACTGTAGCCACAGAGATAAAGCCAAAGATGCGATCAGTGGGCACACAACTTTCAATGG GACACTCAGCAAAATTTGGCAGCTACACCATTATGCACATGGAAACCAACAAAATTCTGGATCTTCAACTAGTTCAG AGCAACGAGGTTGGTGGAAGTTATCATATGGAAAAGGAGGGATTGAAGCGTTGTCTCGATAAGCTCAAGTCTAATGGTTTAGCTGTTGACTACATCGTCACCGATCGCCATCCGCAGATTCAGAAGTACCTGAGGGACCGCAATATCACTCAGTTCTATGACGTGTGGCACTTTGAGAAAG GTTTATCTAAGAAACTTGACAAACTTTTAAAAATGAAGGACTGTGAGGTGCTGAAAAAATGGTTGCACAGCATCAAAAACCATGTTTACTGGAGTGTGATTTCCTCTGAGTCTGGGCCAGAAAAGGTGGCGAAGTGGAATTCACTGCAGAACCACATCCAAAATGTACATGTTCATGAGAACCACCTCTTCCCCAAGTGTGAACACCCAGACAAAGTTTCCAGGGATCCAAAAAAATGGATCCAACCAG gatcaatagcgctccataaagtggaaaagctattatacaacaagagagttctcaaggatatagaaaagctcagccacaactttcagacgtcatcactggaggctttccacagtctgattttgcgttttgccccaaagaacgtgattttccctttcataggaatgttgtgcag CAATGCACTATAA